Proteins from one Xiphophorus hellerii strain 12219 chromosome 8, Xiphophorus_hellerii-4.1, whole genome shotgun sequence genomic window:
- the fbxo18 gene encoding F-box DNA helicase 1 has protein sequence METAVKGRAKRKHLNAQECDELGRSEDGTDALTRRNAARGRRDPNWGLYPRTPTKQRRKGPFVLGSPSGQQKAIHDFFSVTKVISSSPHKSSAVPSTSTHRAGSGIVFEDDEEDDDVSLLATPTAAEINAEDEDEIDDDSLLAAEMLPEKVSSAEARLLEADYLEGMTAEMFGDDEDFDDFEEEEGEVEPLPDAHFGLLSSDKVLLRPQGCVDDLPEEVLREVLCLVPAADLYRNVCLVCHRWRNVVLDSKFVPFKKQYFRYMMKEKETVLEVCSTLKNNNITYPAPSEHSIRNLVVLMAQHKVGERVKPDDVLNCVNKHRLFPQAEGAITLRIPDIRKFLHLGIEGPNPYAVMAVILVLSESVGDVQSLVSLLSGCMSLTTITEYLSHMAMMLLALERNRIKIGYRLHYNIYYVLYLLENGPFSTNSKQDGLPQIHLTREQQEILSHDVQDDHVVKIVAFAGTGKTTTLVRYAAQRPHLRFLYVAFNNSVASEARRRFPPNVDCKTAHSLAYNDVGRRYKTHEKLTFNVKPFSINMVLTPGAGGYSRAKVVAIVLNAFMASADQTIGPQHVPYDYAVSKGRRNIIEPDEKRFFIAEAKSIWNKMKDVREKSKQAYYMPHDGYLKLWQLRDPKPCLTERYDAIFIDEAQDCTPAIMDVLLAQRCGKILVGDPHQQIYTFKGAVNALNAVHHTHIFYLTQSFRFGAEIAFVGAAILKVCKGVKKILVGGMQKSGVCDETAEKAVEAMKKGESCSRGKIGVLSRCNLGVFKGAVQLTDANQQCRIHFIGGVKNIGLEKIMDIYHLMTQAGQESKKRAIKDPLIRTFFSSKENPYLTFKKYIIQTEDKELDGKLSIVEHYRERIPELVARLKACSEADFHRADFIVGTVHKAKGLEFDTVIVTDDFATVPASGHNLCRIQDFCFSKIPDDEWNLLYVAVTRAMSSLVITKNILRILTVAGEYFLKSKMPSSLAAGGGPLPCSISECPNCVTPGSAFVMARQKMQCTECVTEEGPLCERCVWTRIGPTAFLMTDDVLSMAEIPQQLHVPIHHPFFLELFF, from the exons ATGGAGACGGCTGTTAAAG GGAGAGCCAAACGGAAGCACCTGAATGCGCAGGAATGTGACGAACTGGGGCGAAGCGAAGACGGCACAGATGCTCTCACCAGACGCAACGCAGCGCGGGGCAGGCGAGACCCCAACTGGGGCCTTTACCCCAGAACCCCCACAAAGCAACGGCGGAAAG GTCCGTTTGTTTTAGGAAGTCCATCTGGGCAGCAGAAGGCCATTCATGACTTTTTCTCCGTAACAAAAGTTATCAGCTCCAGTCCGCACAAATCCTCCGCCGTGCCCTCCACATCAACGCACAGAGCGGGGTCGGGGATCGTATTCGAGGATGACGAGGAGGACGACGACGTTAGCTTGTTGGCCACCCCGACTGCAGCCGAGATCAACGCTGAGGACGAGGACGAGATTGACGACGACAGTCTGTTAGCTGCTGAAATGTTGCCAGAGAAGGTTTCCTCTGCCGAGGCCCGTCTGCTAGAGGCCGACTATCTGGAGGGAATGACGGCAGAGATGTTCGGAGACGACGAGGACTTTGACGACTtcgaggaggaggaaggggaggTGGAGCCTCTTCCTGATGCCCACTTTGGACTCCTGAGCAGCGACAAGGTTCTGCTGCGCCCACAGGGCTGCGTGGACGACCTCCCGGAGGAGGTGCTGAGGGAGGTGCTGTGTCTGGTTCCTGCCGCCGACCTTTATCGCAACGTCTGCCTGGTGTGCCATCGCTGGAGGAACGTTGTTCTGGACTCGAAG TTTGTGCCTTTCAAGAAGCAATACTTCCGCTACATGATGAAAGAGAAGGAGACCGTGCTGGAGGTCTGCTCcactctgaaaaacaacaacatcaccTACCCTGCACCTTCAGAGCACAGCATCCGAAACCTCGTGGT GCTAATGGCTCAGCATAAAGTTGGCGAGCGTGTGAAGCCAGACGACGTCCTGAACTGCGTAAACAAACACCGGCTCTTCCCTCAGGCCGAAGGCGCCATCACGCTACGCATTCCTGACATCCGAAAGTTTCTCCACCTTGGCATTGAG GGCCCCAATCCGTACGCAGTCATGGCGGTCATATTGGTCCTGAGTGAGAGCGTGGGCGACGTGCAGTCCTTGGTCTCTCTGCTCTCCGGCTGCATGTCGCTAACCACCATCACAGAGTATCTGAGCCACATGGCCATGATGCTGCTGGCTTTGGAGAGGAACAGAATCAAGATTGGCTACAG GTTACATTACAACATCTACTACGTTCTTTACTTGCTGGAAAACGGTCCATTTTCTACCAATTCTAAGCAGGATGG ACTCCCTCAGATTCATCTCACGAGAGAACAGCAGGAGATCCTGAGCCACGACGTCCAGGATGACCATGTGGTCAAGATAGTAGCGTTTGCAG GCACGGGGAAGACGACCACATTGGTGAGATACGCTGCTCAGCGTCCGCACCTCCGCTTCCTCTACGTGGCGTTTAACAACTCGGTGGCCTCCGAGGCCCGGCGGCGCTTCCCTCCCAACGTGGACTGCAAGACGGCCCACTCCTTGGCCTACAACGACGTCGGGAGGAG ATATAAAACTCACGAGAAGCTCACCTTCAACGTGAAGCCGTTCTCCATCAACATGGTCCTGACTCCTGGAGCCGGAGGCTACAGCAGGGCCAAGGTGGTGGCCATCGTCCTGAATGCCTTCATGGCCTCGGCGGACCAAACCATCGGGCCCCAGCACGTCCCCTACGACTACGCAGTCAGCAAGGGCCGCAGGAATATTATAGAGCCCGACGAGAAGAGG TTTTTTATCGCTGAGGCAAAGAGCATCTGGAACAAAATGAAGGACGTCAGAGAGAAATCGAAGCAGGCCTATTACATGCCTCACGACG GTTACCTGAAGCTGTGGCAGCTCAGAGACCCGAAGCCCTGCCTGACGGAGCGATACGACGCCATTTTTATCGACGAGGCTCAGGACTGCACGCCAG CCATCATGGACGTGTTGCTGGCCCAGCGCTGTGGGAAGATCCTGGTGGGAGACCCCCACCAGCAGATCTACACCTTTAAAGGAGCAGTCAACGCCCTGAACGCagttcaccacacacacatcttCTACCTCACTCAG AGCTTTCGGTTCGGAGCGGAGATCGCCTTCGTGGGCGCAGCCATCCTGAAAGTCTGCAAGGGGGTGAAGAAGATTCTGGTTGGAGGAATGCAGAAAA GTGGTGTGTGTGATGAGACGGCAGAGAAAGCCGTGGAGGCCATGAAGAAGGGCGAGAGCTGCAGCCGGGGGAAGATCGGCGTCCTCTCTCGGTGTAACCTGGGCGTCTTTAAGGGCGCCGTCCAGCTTACGGACGCCAACCAGCAGTGCCGGATCCACTTCATCGGC GGAGTGAAAAACATTGGGCTGGAGAAGATCATGGACATCTACCACCTGATGACTCAGGCGGGGCAGGAGTCCAAAAAAAGAG CCATCAAAGACCCCCTCATCCGGACGTTTTTCTCAAGCAAGGAGAACCCCTACTTGACCTTTAAGAAGTACATCATCCAAACCGAAGACAAGGAGCTGGACGGGAAGCTCAGCATCGTGGAGCATTACAGAGAGCGCATCCCGGAGCTGGTGGCCCGACTGAAGGCGTGCTCCGAGGCCGACTTCCACCGAGCAG ACTTTATTGTTGGAACTGTCCACAAGGCCAAAGGTCTGGAGTTCGACACTGTGATCGTCACCGACGACTTCGCCACCGTTCCCGCTTCCGGCCACAACCTGTGCCGCATTCAAGACTTCTGTTTTT CTAAGATTCCAGACGACGAGTGGAACCTGCTGTATGTGGCGGTGACTCGTGCCATGTCCTCCCTGGTTATAACTAAAAACATCCTCCGCATTCTCACTGTGGCTGGG GAATACTTCCTCAAGTCGAAGATGCCCAGCTCTCTGGCGGCGGGCGGCGGCCCTCTACCGTGCTCCATCTCTGAATGTCCCAACTGCGTCACTCCTGGCTCGGCGTTCGTCATGGCCAGACAAAAGATGCAGTGT ACCGAATGCGTGACTGAGGAGGGCCCGCTGTGTGAGAGGTGCGTGTGGACCCGCATCGGGCCCACGGCCTTCCTCATGACCGACGACGTCCTCTCCATGGCGGAAATCCCGCAGCAGCTCCACGTTCCCATCCACCATCCGTTTTTCCTGGAGctatttttttga